The following proteins are co-located in the Vigna angularis cultivar LongXiaoDou No.4 chromosome 2, ASM1680809v1, whole genome shotgun sequence genome:
- the LOC108347941 gene encoding uncharacterized protein LOC108347941, protein MDSEPKKDIEVAPALIAVHPDQCSVAVAVGHHLRVFDLLAGSAVSLTDDSDASPFHTDNIRAIRFGAKGKLFVSAGDDKTVKVWSTQSWRCLTSVSSEKRVSAVAISDDGTYVCFADKFGLVWIVDLDPPLRDKKPAPLLSHYCSIITSLEFSPHGRFILSADRDFKIRVTCFPKNPLNGAHQIQSFCLGHTEFVSCLAFVQAQECPQGLLLSGSGDATVRLWNIDSGALLDTCEVAAKAGLLESDDKAEEHDHAVTDLCTVLDGLLVAVAIQSLQGIILLSCNVSAKTLSVAKVVSIAGEAFVPTCLASPSAGKLWMVTGVSTLPGCNYPALARVKVISGIDDEQEPVVMGDDGIPGGEKLLETLQGTASVDDNAFLAAAEAVKTAMGQLLIKKQYPSENRESRKKCRNDRKLKG, encoded by the exons ATGGATTCGGAACCCAAGAAGGACATAGAAGTCGCTCCGGCACTCATCGCCGTTCACCCTGACCAATGCTCTGTCGCCGTCGCCGTCGGTCATCACCTTCGCGTATTCGACCTCCT TGCCGGTTCCGCAGTTTCCTTAACCGATGACTCCGATGCCTCCCCCTTCCACACCGATAACATCAGAGCCATTCGCTTCGGCGCCAAAGGAAAACTATTCGTCTCCGCGGGTGACGATAAAACTGTCAAGGTCTGGTCAACACAGTCATGGCGTTGCCTCACCAGCGT GTCCTCCGAGAAGAGAGTGTCCGCAGTTGCAATTAGCGACGACGGAACCTACGTTTGCTTCGCCGACAAATTTGGCCTTGTTTGGATTGTGGATCTCGATCCTCCGTTACGCGATAAGAAACCGGCACCTCTTCTTTCTCACTATTGCAGTATCATCACTAGCTTG GAATTTTCCCCTCATGGTCGCTTCATCTTAAGTGCTGATCGTGATTTCAAAATTCGT GTTACTTGTTTTCCCAAGAATCCCTTAAATGGAGCTCACCAGATACAAAGTTTCTGTCTCGGTCATACAGA GTTTGTTTCCTGCCTTGCTTTCGTTCAGGCTCAGGAATGCCCTCAAGGCCTTCTTCTCTCTGGCAGTGGTGATGCCACA GTTCGGTTGTGGAATATCGACTCTGGAGCACTTCTAGATACGTGTGAGGTTGCAGCTAAG GCAGGTCTTTTAGAGTCTGATGACAAAGCAGAGGAGCATGACCATGCTGTTACTGATTTATGCACTGTCCTTGATGGTTTGCTTGTTGCGGTGGCCATTCAGAG TTTGCAAGGAATAATATTGTTGAGTTGCAATGTTTCTGCAAAAACTCTTTCTGTTGCCAAG GTAGTTTCAATTGCTGGAGAGGCCTTTGTCCCTACATGCTTGGCCAGCCCCTCTGCAGGGAAATTGTGGATGGTTACTGGTGTCTCTACTTTACCTGGTTGCAATTATCCCGCGCTGGCTCGTGTAAAAGTAATTTCTGGTATAGACGATGAACAAGAACCAGTTGTTATGGGAGATGATGGCATACCTGGGGGAGAAAAGCTGCTAGAAACGTTGCAAGGAACTGCATCCGTTGATGACAATGCTTTTTTAGCAGCAGCTGAAGCTGTCAAAACAGCAATGGGTCAGctgttgataaaaaaacaataccCTTCAGAGAATAGAGAATCTAGGAAGAAATGCAGAAATGATAGAAAACTGAAGGGTtag